The proteins below come from a single Balaenoptera acutorostrata chromosome 2, mBalAcu1.1, whole genome shotgun sequence genomic window:
- the FASTKD3 gene encoding FAST kinase domain-containing protein 3, mitochondrial: MALITLRRNLCHLSDFRIHGALAGLKTHRVNCVHKTVKEHLCPWFWSLQLEPVRVRFHHAHSKKFHSENGNDLHPVGEPVSSQVHAWDRSEHSVKNVDEQIFYRRLNSFTSSEEVLHFISTLQTLPDTMAAGALHRICEMEKKGDDQRLPKEILENSAFQALCNQFAQDPSNLSNTGLVTALQALTLLYVDPQSRLLLKLLAECQHRLERGSLDIHSLCILGESLIKLQGPGCSTLDLIIYQLQGGNLEEFTPEDIVTLYRILQACPEKADQHQTFLNKMNNFSLSVVSSLSPKLLSQMLTALVVLDQTQALPLVIKLGKYVVRHIPHFTSEELREVLEAFIYFGHNDRFFTKALEQHVASLCLTLDPEVVSKVMEYCSRKLIFSKPILDAVAETFVCQSEKFSPNQTAELIEPFGKLNYLPPNASALFRKLENILLTRFNYFPPKTLLKLLHSCSLIECHPVNFMARIFSPYFLQQLQGEEPYLDRLSLAQLTQLFLTAILECPFYKGPKLLPKYQVKSFLTPCSYLETPMDFQLYKSVMIGLIDLLGARLYFASKVLTPYCYTIDVEIKLDEDGFVLPFTVDEDIHKRVALCIDGPKRFCLNSKHLLGKEATKQRHLYLLGYQVVQIPYYEIEMLKSRLELVEYLQRKLFSQNSGGHW; this comes from the exons ATGGCTTTAATTACCTTGCGGAGGAACCTTTGTCATTTATCGGATTTTCGGATACATGGAGCTCTGGCTGGTCTGAAAACTCACCGTGTAAATTGTGTTCACAAGACAGTCAAGGAGCATCTGTGTCCATGGTTCTGGTCACTGCAACTTGAGCCTGTTAGGGTCAGGTTCCATCATGCCCATTCTAAAAAGTTCCATTCAGAAAACGGAAATGACCTTCATCCAGTTGGTGAGCCAGTGTCCTCTCAAGTACACGCTTGGGACAGGTCTGAACACAGTGTTAAAAATGTGGATGAACAGATATTTTACAGGAGACTAAACAGCTTCACTTCATCGGAAGAAGTCTTACATTTTATAAGCACGCTGCAGACTTTGCCTGATACTATGGCAGCAGGAGCCTTACATCGGAtttgtgaaatggaaaaaaaaggtgATGATCAAAGGTTGCCGAAAGAAATACTGGAGAATAGTGCCTTTCAAGCTTTGTGTAATCAGTTTGCACAGGACCCCTCAAATCTGTCAAACACGGGTTTGGTGACTGCTTTGCAAGCCCTGACCCTGTTGTATGTGGATCCCCAAAGTCGCTTGCTGCTGAAGCTCCTGGCAGAGTGCCAGCATCGTCTCGAAAGGGGTAGCCTGGACATTCACAGTCTTTGTATCCTGGGGGAAAGTCTGATTAAACTGCAAGGTCCGGGTTGTTCGACACTAGACCTGATTATATATCAACTGCAAGGTGGAAATTTGGAAGAATTTACCCCCGAGGATATTGTGACCCTTTACAGAATACTGCAGGCATGTCCTGAAAAAGCTGACCAACACCAGACGTTTTTAAATAAGATGAATAACTTTTCTCTGTCAGTAGTTTCCAGCCTGAGTCCTAAGTTGCTGAGCCAAATGCTCACTGCCCTGGTGGTCCTTGATCAAACTCAGGCACTTCCGCTGGTTATAAAATTGGGTAAATATGTTGTGAGGCATATCCCTCATTTCACTAGTGAAGAGCTCAGAGAAGTCTTAGAGGCATTCATCTACTTTGGGCACAATGACAGATTTTTTACAAAAGCCCTGGAGCAACATGTCGCTTCACTCTGTCTCACTCTGGATCCCGAGGTTGTCAGCAAAGTCATGGAGTATTGCAGTAGAAAGCTGATTTTTTCAAAACCCATCCTCGATGCAGTGGCAGAAACTTTTGTTTGTCAGTCAGAAAAATTTTCACCTAATCAAACTGCTGAGTTAATTGAACCATTTGGAAAACTCAATTATTTGCCACCAAATGCCTCTGCTTTATTTAGGAAGCTAGAAAACATACTGTTAACTCGTTTCAATTATTTTCCACCCAAAACACTATTGAAACTTCTCCATTCATGTTCACTTATTGAATGCCATCCCGTCAACTTTATGGCCAGAATATTCAGCCCGTATTTTCTTCAGCAGCTGCAAG gTGAAGAGCCCTATTTGGACAGACTGAGCCTAGCACAACTGACCCAACTTTTCTTAACCGCGATTCTAGAATGCCCGTTCTATAAG GGTCCAAAACTTCTTCCTAAATATCAAGTGAAATCATTTCTTACTCCGTGCTCTTACCTGGAGACCCCCATGGATTTTCAGCTTTATAAATCTGTGATGATTGGACTGATTGACCTTTTAGGAGCAAGATTGTATTTTGCTTCAAAAGTGTTAACACCCTATTGTTACACGATAG ATGTTGAAATTAAATTAGATGAAGACGGATTTGTATTACCATTTACCGTTGATGAAGATATacataaaag GGTAGCACTGTGCATTGATGGTCCAAAAAGATTTTGTTTGAATAGCAAACACTTACTGGGAAAGGAAGCTACTAAACAAAGACATCTGTACTTACTTGGTTATCAAGTTGTTCAG ATCCCCTATTACGAGATTGAGATGCTGAAATCAAGACTTGAATTAGTGgaatatttacaaagaaaactattttctcaAAACTCTGGTGGTCACTGGTAA